A region of the Kribbella sp. NBC_01245 genome:
CCGGGTGCGGTCCTCGGCCAGGACGAGCACGAGCTGGCTGCCCAGCGGCGCCACCCGCGCACTGACGTACTGCGTGGCGCCGAGGCGGCCGCGGACGATCTCGAGCTCCCGCTGCTGGATCTGCCCGTCCCGCCGCACCTCTCGGACCATCTCGAGCAGGTCGTCGACGACAAGGCGATTCCCGCGCACGATGCCGAGCACATGGGCCGGGGCACTGGCCTGGAGGACCTGGTCCTCGGGGCCCATCACGACCGCGGAACTGCGCAGGACGGAGAGCACGGTGGCGACGCCAGGCGGTACGACCGGGTCGGGTGAGACCGGGACCTTGGTCTGGGATCGCTCACTGAAAACGACCGCGGCAACGGACAGCGCTCCCAGGGCGACGCCAGCGACGCCCCCCAGCACCGCTGCCAGCGTGGAGTCCACATCTAAGATCGTACGCATACCGTGACCGGGTTAAGTCCGTTTTCGCCAGCACTGAGCCTGACGAGTCCTAACTGTTCACCACCCGTTCACCACTCGTCGCCAGGCGGCAACCTGGGCGGCATACGGTCCACGCTGGCGGCCTGTGCGCGGGCGCCAGGCCGTACCAGACACCACAGATCGGAAGCAGACACGATGCGCGACACCTATCACGAGCAACTCGACGACATCCTCGCCGAGCTCGAACGCATGACGCGAACGGTGTCCACCGCCGTCCGGCGCTCGACCACGGCCCTGCTGACGGCCGACATCCGTCAGGCCGAGGAGGTGATCGCCGCCGATGTCGAGCTGGACGCCAGCGGCGAGGCCGTGGAGGACAAGGTCTTCGACCTGATGGCCCTGCAGGCGCCGGTCGCCAACGAGCTGCGGATGCTGGTCGCCGCGCTGCGGATGGTGGCCGACCTGGAGCGGATGGGCGATCTCGCTGCCCACGTCTCGAAGATCGCCCGGCTCCGCTACCCGCAACCCGCCATCCCCGCCGAGCTGCACAGCGTGCTCGAGGAGATGGGTGGAGTCGCGGGCAAGATGGTCGACGCCGCCGGTGACGTGATCCGTTCCCGCGACGTCGAGGCGGCCCAGAAGCTCGAGGCCACCGACGACGAGATGGACAAGCTCCGCAGCAGCCAGTTCCGGCTGATGATGGACGACTCCTGGCCGCACGGCGTCGAGGTGGCCGTCGACATCGCGCTGCTGGGCCGGTACTACGAGCGGATCGCCGACCACGCCGTCTCGATGGCCCGCCGGGTCGTGTACCTGGTCACGGGCGAGCTGCCCGTAGCCGTCGGCGGCACGGCAGCCGGCTCCGGCGCGGGCGCCTCGGCCCCGACGGTCAACGGCAACGACTGACACCACAAAAGCGAGCCGCCTGCCCCATCAGGGACAGGCGGCTCGTTTTTTGTTGCTCGAAAGGCTTGGCTGGATCGTGCGGTCGGCGTACTCTCGAACACATGTTCGATGACGACGAGGTGTACGCCCTCAGTCACGCCAGGCTACTGGTCGAGCTCGCCGAGGCCGGGGCGGGACTCGCACAAGCCCGGGCGGATCTGCGCGAGATCATCGCGGATCACCCGGACCTGCAAGAGCGGCTGCCCGAGCTGGAAGGGCGGCTCGACTACTACGACGCGGAGGAGGCCGTATTCGCAGCTATCAGCGGCCCTGGTTCTTGACGGCCTCGATGGCGGCCTGTGCCGCGGCCGGGTCGAGGTATTCGCCGCCCTTCTTCAGCGGGCGGAAGTCCTCGTCCAGCTCGTAGTACAGCGGGATGCCGGTGGGGATGTTCAGGCCGACCACGGTGGCCTCGTCCAGGCCGTCGAGGTGCTTGACCAAGGCGCGCAGCGAGTTGCCGTGCGCCGTGACGAGCACGGTCTTGCCGTCGCGCAGGTCCGGCACGATCGAGTCGTACCAGTACGGCAGCATCCGCTCGACGACGTCCTTGAGGCACTCGGTGGCCGGCAGGATCTCGCTCGGCAGGCCGGCGTAGCGCGGGTCACCCGACTGGTCGAACTCGCTGCCGCGCTCGATCACCGGCGGCGGCGTGTCGTAGGACCGGCGGAACAGCATGAACTGCTCCTCGCCGAGCTCCTCGAGGGTCTGCTTCTTGTCCTTGCCCTGCAGACCGCCGTAGTGGCGCTCGTTCAGCCGCCAGGACCGGCGGACGTCGATCCAGGACCGGCCCGCCACCTCCAGCGCGATGTTCGCGGTGCGGATGGCCCGGTGCAGGACCGAGGTGTGCAGCACGTCCGGCAGCAGGTCACGGTCGCGCAGCAGCTGGCCGCCGCGGTGCGCCTCCTCGACCCCCTGGGCGTTCAGGTCGACGTCGACCCAGCCCGTGAAGAGGTTCTTGGCGTTCCACTCGCTGTGGCCGTGACGAAGCAGGATCAGGCGGTAGGTCATACCCGCACTCTATCGAGGCTCGAGCCAGCCTTTGAACGCGTCCAGATTGCGGGTGGACTCGCCCCGGGAGACGCGCCACTCGTACTCCTTGCGGATGGACGAGGCGAACCCGAGTTCCAGGATGGTGTTGAACGACGAGTCGGCGTACTCGAGCACCGAACCGAGCAGCCGGTCCATCTCCACCGGGGTGACCGCGTGCAACGGCATCCGCCCGTCCAGGTGGATGTCGCCGAGATGGTCCACCGCGAACGCCACGCCGTACATCTTGAGGTTGCGCTCCAGCAGCCAGCGGTAGACGGCCTCGTGGTTCTCGTCCGGCCGGCGCGCGACGAACGCGTGCACGGTCAGAGCCTGCGTGCCGACGGTGAGCGAAACCGTGGTCTTGAGCTTCTTCTCGCCGGGCAGGTCCACCGTGAACTCACCCGGTTCGGCCTCGGTGAAGTCCAGCTCGTTCTCGGTCAGCACCTGGCGGATCACGTCCGCCGCCGACACCCTCATACCGCCACCTCTCGTCGTCGCACCCTGGTCTCAGGCCCTGTGTCTTAGGAAGGCGCGAGCTCCGCGGCCACCTCTGCCGCCAGGGAATCCTGGGCCAGACCGTACGCCGCCAGGGTGCGTTCGGCGGTCAGCTCCCAGCCGAATCCGCGCGCGTGTTCGACCGCCGCCCGGCTCATCTTGTCGCGAACGCCCGGGTCCGTCGCGATCCGGCGCAGCGCGTCGGCGAAGTCGCCCACGGCATGCCCCTCCACCAGCAGACCCGTCTGACCGTCCGCCACCGCCGTGGTCAGACCACCGACGGCCGCCGCCACGACCGGCGTACCGCAGGCTTGGGCCTCGAGCGCGACCAGCCCGAACGATTCCGAGTACGACGGAACGCAGACGACCGTGGCGGCCCGATACCAATCGGCCAGGCCTTCGCGGGCCATCGGCTTCACGAATCGCGTCACGTCGTCGACGCCTAACCGGCGGGCCAGCTCGGCATGGGCCTCGGGATGTTCCAGCCCATTGCCGGACGGTCCGCCGATCACCGCGACCACCAGCCTGTCGCGCAGCGTGGGGTCATCGTCGAGCAGCCGCGCGGCCGCCCGGATCAGCACGTCGGGGGCCTTCAGCGGCTGGATCCGCCCGACGAAGGCGAGCACGATCGCGTCCGCCGGTACGCCGACGGCGGCCCGGGCCTTCGCCTGATCACCCGGCTGGAAGATGTCCAGATCGACGCCGGGATTGACCACACCGACCTTCGCCGGCTCCGCGCCGTACAGCTCGATCAACTGGCCGGCCTCGTCATCGGTGTTCGCGATCAGCCGGTCGGCGGACTCGACCACCTGCTCCTCGCCGATCAGCCGGGCGGCCGGTTCGGGGCTGTCGTCCTCGGCCAGGCTGGCGTTCTTGACCTTCGCCATCGTGTGCATGGTGTGCACGAGCGGTACGGCCCAGCGGTCCCGGGCGAGCAGGCCGACCTGGCCGGAAAGCCAGTAGTGCGAGTGGATCACGTCGTAGTGGCCCGGCTCGCGGACCGCCTCGGCGCGCAGGACGGACCGCGCGAACGTACAGAGCTGGGCTGGCAGATCGTTCTTGCTGAGGCCCTCGAAAGGCCCGGCCGCGACGTTCCGCACGGTCACTCCGGGCAGCACCTCGACCTGGCGCGGTTGAGCCGACGATGTCGCGCGGGTGAACACGTCGACCTCGATGCCGAGGCCAGCGAGCTGTTTGGACAACTCGACGACGTACACGTTCATCCCGCCGGCGTCACCCGTGCCGGGCTGGTCCAGCGGTGACGTGTGCAGGCTGATCATCGCGACCCGCCGAAGCGGTGGGCGGTCCAGCCGGGGATCGAAGGTCACCCCTCCAGGGTATGCCCGCCTGCTGATCCGCGTTCGGGCCAGGCGAGCGGAGCAGGCAGACTGGAGGCATGAGCATTGAGGTGAGGCCGATCGCGGTGGTGACGGGTGCGAGCAGTGGGATCGGGGCCGCGTCGGCCCGGCGGCTCGCGGCCGAGGGGTTCGAGGTCATCTGCGCGGCCCGGCGGCTGGACCGGATCGAGGCGCTGGCGAAGGAGATCGACGGCCGCGCGGTCCAGTGCGACGTCACCTCCGCCGAGGATGTCGCCGCCCTGGCCGTTGCCGCGGGCAACGAAGTCGCCGTACTGCTGAACAACGCGGGTGGCGCCTTCGGTTTCGAGCCGGTGGCCGAGGCGGATCTCGAGGCCTGGCGGCGGATGTTCGAGGTGAACGTCATCGGCGTCGCCGCGGTCACCAAGGCGCTATTGCCCGCACTGATCGCGGGCGAGGGCCAGATCATCGTGATGGGTTCGACCGCCGGCCAGGTCGCGTACGAAGGCGGCGGCGGCTACGTCGCGGCCAAGCACGCCGCGAAGGCGATCGTCGACACGTTGCGGCTGGAGCTGTACGACCAGCCCGTGCGGGTGTGCGAGATCGCGCCGGGCATGGTCCGCAGCGAGGGATTCGCGCTGACCCGATTCGAGGGCGACCAGGCGAAGGCCGACGCGGTGTACGCCGGAGTGGCCGAACCGCTCACCGCCGAGGACGTCGCGGACATCGTCGGCTGGGTCGCCACCCGGCCCGCACACGTCAACATCGACCGGCTGACGGTTCGCCCGCGGGCCCAAGCCGCGCAACACAAGGTTCACCGCGTGTAGTCGAGGGCGTGCAATAACACACACGCGGAGGCGGCGATTCGCCGGTTGGCGCTCACTCGCCGTACCATGGGACGGCTGCGCCCGCACCTTTCAGGGGCCCGCCAACGACGTTGCCTGACCCCCGAGTTGCACTGGAGTGCTTTCGCATGCCCACCCGTAATGATCTGCGCAACGTGGCCATCGTGGCCCACGTCGACCATGGGAAGACCACCCTCGTCGACGCGATGCTGTGGCAGTCCGGTGCCTTCGGCGCGCACCAGCACGTCGACGAACGTGCGATGGACTCCGGCGACCTCGAGCGCGAGAAGGGCATCACCATTCTCGCGAAGAACACCGCCGTCCGGCACAAGATGGCCAGTGGCGAGACCGTCACGGTCAACATCATCGACACCCCTGGTCACGCCGACTTCGGTGGTGAGGTCGAGCGCGGCCTGTCCATGGTCGACGCGATCGTGCTGCTGGTGGACGCCTCCGAGGGTCCGCTGCCGCAGACCCGGTTCGTGCTGCGCAAGGCGCTGGCGCGGAAGATGCCGGTGATCCTGGTCGTGAATAAGGTCGACCGGCCCGACTCGCGCATCTCCGAGGTCGTCGACGAGACGTACGAGCTGTTCATGGACCTGCTCGACCACGACGCCGACCAGAGCGCGCTCGACTTCCCGGTCGTGTACGCCTCGGCCCGCGCCGGTCGCGCCTCGCTGAACAAGCCCGCCGACGGTTCGCTGCCGGACTCCGAGGACCTCGAGCCGCTGTTCGAGACGATCATGGCGAACGTGCCCGCCCCGACGTACACCGAGGACGCGCCGCTGCAGGCCCACGTCACCAACCTGGACGCCTCGCCGTTCCTCGGCCGGCTCGCGCTGGTCCGGGTGCACGAGGGCACGCTGAAGAAGGGCGCCCAGGTCGCCTGGTGCCGCCACGACGGCTCGATCTCGCGGGTCAAGATCACCGAACTGCTGATCACCGAGGCCCTCGAGCGGGTGCCGGGCGAATCGGCCGGACCGGGCGACATCTGCGCGATCGCGGGTATTCCCGAGATCATGATCGGTGACACCCTGACCGACCCGGAGAACCCGAAGCCGCTGCCGCTGATCACGGTCGACGAGCCGGCCATCTCGATGACCATCGGTACCAACACCTCGCCGCTGGCCGGCCGGGTCAAGGGCACCAAGGTCACCGCCCGCCTGGTCAAGGACCGGCTGGACAAGGAACTGGTCGGCAACGTGTCGATCAAGGTCCTGCCGACCGAGCGTCCCGACGCGTGGGAGGTGCAGGGCCGTGGTGAGCTGGCGCTGGCCATCCTGGTCGAGCAGATGCGCCGCGAGGGTTACGAGCTGACCGTCGGCAAGCCGCAGGTCGTCACCCGTGAGATCAACGGCAAGAAGCACGAGCCGGTCGAGCGTCTGACCATCGACTGCCCCGAGGAGTACCTCGGCACCGTGACGCAGCTGCTCGCCGTCCGCAAGGGCCGGATGGAGCAGATGACGAACCACGGCACCGGCTGGGTCCGGATGGAGTTCCTGGTGCCGGCCCGTGGCCTGATCGGCTTCCGCACCGAGTTCCTCACCGACACCCGCGGTACCGGTATCGCGCACCACGTCTTCGAGGGTTACGAGCCGTGGTTCGGCGACCTGCGGACGCGTCCGTCCGGTTCGCTGGTCTCCGACCGCACCGGCGTCACCACGTCGTACGCGATGGTGAACCTGCAGGAGCGCGGCACGATGTTCTGCGAGCCGGGCACGGATGTCTACGAGGGCATGATCATCGGCGAGAACTCCCGCGCCGACGACATGGACGTGAACATCACCCGCGAGAAGAAGATGACCAACGTCCGGTCCAACGCCGACGAGTTCGAGAAGCTCGTGCCGGCGCGCAACCTGTCGCTGGAGCAGTCGCTGGAGTTCTGCCGCGAGGACGAGTGCGTCGAGGTCACCCCGACCGCCATCCGGATCCGCAAGGTCGCGCTGTCGCAGGTCGACCGCGCCAAGCTGGGACGCGCCAAGAACAAGAGCTGAGTGCCAAGCGCCGAAGAATCGCCGGCGCCAGGGCACTAGCGCGTCGTTCAAGTGGATGATTGACCAGGGTCACGAAACCGGCGGGGGAAAGTTTCGGTTTCGTGACCTTCTGGGTCGAACCGGATCCACTTGCGCGACGTCTACCTGTTGAACACTCACACAGTTGGGGGAAGGAACGGACCATGAGCATTCTTCGTAAGTTCGGCGCCGCGACAGTCGCAGCGGCAGTGATGGGCAGCGGCCTGATGGCCGCGAGCACGCAGGCCCATGCCGCGCCGACTGGTGGGGCCGTGCCTGCGGCGAAAACTGCTCCGGCCGCGACGACGTCTTCATCGGCCATCGTCAGAGGCAAGCTGCAGATCGACCGGCGGTGCCTGGCCGCGGGCCGCATCCTGTGCGTCAACAAGACCACCCGCAAGGTCGTCTTCATGCTGAACGGCAAGGTGCTGAAGTCGGCCGACGCGCGCTTCGGCGGCCCGGCGACGCCGACCCGGCAGGGCGTCTTCAAGGTGTACCGCAAGTCGCGTCACCACGTCTCCCGGCAGTACGGGTCGGCGATGCCGTACGCGATGTTCTTCAGCGGCGGTCAGGCCATTCACTACTCGGCCGACTTCCGCGCCCGCGGCTACGCCGGCGCCTCCCACGGCTGCGTGAACATGCGCAACCGCGAGGCCATCGCCTGGATGTACGCCCGCACCAAGATCAACGACAAGGTGATCGTCTACCGCTCGTAGTTTCCTGGTCGTTTGCTTTTCATGAAGGGTGGTTCCCCGGTGGGGGGCCACCCTTCATGCTTTTCATGCTTCGGCTGAACGCTTTGACCAGGCGGGGCTCGATCAGGCAGAAGATGGCCTTTTCGACCGCGGTCGGGGTGGTGCTGATGGTCTGTACGGCGATATCGGCGGCCGATTGCGCGGGCCATCCGTAGATCCCGGCGGAGACTGCCGGCAGCGCAAGCGTCTTGAGCCCTAGCTCATCGGCTATCCGCAGGGCGTTGCGATAGCAGGACGCGAGCGTCTCCGGATCCCGCTGGCCGGCGTTGTAATTGGGCCCGACCACATGAATGACGTACGACGCGGGGAGCTCCCCGGCCGTCGTCCATGCCGCTTCACCGGGTTTGATCCCATCGGGATACCGCTCGACGCACTCCGCCAAAATCGCCGGCCCACCGACCCGATGAATCGCCCCATCCACCCCACCACCCCCGCGCAACGAGTGATGGGCCGCATTAACAACCCCATCCACCACCACCGTCGTAATATCCACTTCTCGCACCTCAATCCGCATCCCCCCATCCTGCCCCCGCCACCCCCGGCAACGCCCGCACCCCGCCACCACGCCAACACCGGCAGGCGCTCGCGAGCCGCATCCCCTAAGCACTGCGTCGATTGGTCTGGATTCGCCCGCTGCTAGGGCGTTGAGTATTCCGACCAAGGCCGCGCGGGCGAATCCTGACGAATCGACGCTAACGGCCCGCCCCGAACCCCGCCTGCCCGGACCGTTCTGGCCGTCGTACGCCGAAAAGCATCCGGGGAAGGATATTCGTGGACCGGCATTAGCGACGATTCGTCAGGATTCGCCCGCACGGACTGATTCCGAAAACTGAACCGCCTCGCAGCGGGCGAATCCAGACCAATCGACGCAGGGCTTGGGGGATGCCGATCCACCGGGTGGTGCCGGTGTTGGCGGGGTGGTGCTGGGCGGCAGGGTGGTGGGCGTGTTGTCGGCGTGGCTGCGTGGGGGAAGTTGACGGGTCGGGAATTCTGTTGGGGTTTGGGCAAACCAGATTGGGGTGGGGGGCGTCTTACGTGTGTATAGCGGGATTCGATGGCTTGGGGGCTGGGATGCGGTTTTTTGGGAAGGTGCTGACTACGGCGACGGTGGTTGCCGGGGCGCTGGGGTTGGTTGCGGCGGGGGTTGCCGTTTCTGCGCGGGCGGATGGCGGTCAGACCAAGGCACAAGGACAAACGGAACAGCAGGTGCCGCGGGCTGGTGGGGTGAAGACGGTGCCGTTCGAGGTGAGCGGCGAGTTGCCCATCTATCCGAAGGCGCTCTGGAAGCTCGACTCCAACGGCCTGGCCGTCCGGAAGATCGAGGCCCGGTTGATCCAGCTGAAGCTGCTCGACCCGCAGTACCTGGATGACTCCTTCGGCACGATGACCCGAGGCGCTGTGAAGAAGTTCCAGACCTCGCAGGGCATTCCCGCCCTCGGCTATGTCGACCAGAACACCTGGGACAAGCTCAAGGCCGCCACCCACGAGCCGACGCAGAAGGAGCTGTTCCCGCCGGCGCCGATCGTCAACGGCAAGAAGCTGGACCCGCGCTGCGCCACCGGCCGGGTGCTCTGCATCGACAAGTCCACCCGCAAACTGCGGTATGTCGTGAACGGCAAGGTCATCAGCAGCATGGACGTCCGCTTCGGCGCGAAAGCCACCCGGACCCGCGAGGGCCTGTTCAGCGTGAACTGGAAGAGCCGGAAGCACGTCTCCAAGCTGTACGACTCGAAGATGCCGTTCGCGATGTTCTTCAGCGGTGGGCAGGCCGTGCACTACTCCTCGGACTTCGCCGCGCGCGGTTACAACGGCGCCTCACACGGCTGCGTGAACGTCCGCGATCTGCAGAAGATCGAGTGGCTCTTCGACCAGGTCAACGTCGGCGACAAGGTCGTCGTCTACTGGTCCTGACGCCGGCCACTCAAAAACGAACGTCAGAGCGGGCGGGGTCCACGGCGGCGGCGAATGCCCCAACCGCCTCGGCCCCGCCCAGCGGCCTCGCGCAACGCCGGCCGGGCGTCGACCAGGTAGACCGCGGCGGCGACGATGCCGAACAGGCCGAAGAAGCTGAGCACACCCTGGAAGATGTGCGACAGGCTGAAGGCGGCGAGGATCAGCACCCAGCCGGGTTTGGTGAGTTTGTCCGCCCGCAGGAACACGCTGCGCGGCCGGAAGGCGGCGTCGATCAGCGCAATCAGCTTGAGACCGAGCAGCGCCCACCAGACGATCTCGACCGGACCGCCGAAGCCCGGGAACAGGTTCGGGAAAGTCGCGAGTGAGATCATGACCCGAGCCTAACGCAGTGAAAGGGTTGCCCTCGCCTGCTGGTTGGCAGACAGAACAACCCTTCCACGATCAAAGCTCCAGAACAACCACGATCAGCGATCGGCGCGATGCTCTCAGCGACGAGATCGCGACCACTGAAAAACCGTGATCAGTCGCCGACCTTGGCGGCGGCGTCGGTGGCGGCCTTGCTCGCGCTCTTGGCGGTCTTGCGGGCGCTGGTCACGGTGGACTTGGCGCTGCGGGTCGCCGACTCGGTCGCCTTGCGGGCGGTGGTCCGGGTGGCCTTGGCCTTGCTCACGGTCGACTTGGCCTGGGCCTCGAGGTCCTCGGTGGCCTTCTGGCTGCGGATCCGGGTGACGAGGTCCTTGCCGCGACCGGCCAGCTCGTCGTACGTCTCCTCGGCCTGGCCGAGCACGGTGGTCAGGTTGGCCTGCACGGTGGTCAGGTTCGCCTGCACGATGCCCGGCAGCTCCTTGAGCTGGGCCGGCACGGTCTTGGCCTCGGCGGCGAGGGACTCGAAGCGCTTGGTCAGCTCGGCCTGGGCCTTGGCCAGCTCGGTCTGCACCTTGGACAGCTCGGTCTGCACGGTCTTCGGCTGGTCCTTGAGCGCGGCGATCCGGACGGTCGCGTCGGCGCTCACCTCGCGCAGCTTCTCGACGGCGAGGTCGCCGGCACCGGCCAGGGCGTACAGCGGGGTGACGGTGGACTTGGTCAGCGTGGGCATCAGGCGTTCTCCTAAAGATGGTGTGCGATGGATTCGAACGATCGGCCCGGCGATCAGGCCCGGGGTGAGGTCCGGCCGTTCTTCTTCGTCGTCGCGGCCTTGCGAGGTGCCTTGGCGGCAGCCTTGCGTGGCTTCACGGCGGCAGCAGGGGATGGTTCGGCAGGTGGTTCGCTCGCTTCGTTCTCACGCACGAAGGACGCGTACACATCGAGCAGGACCCGCTTCTGGCGCTCGTTCAGCACCGGGTCGAGCAGCACCGCCTCGACCACGTCGATCCGGCGCTCGGCCGGGTCGGCGTTGTCGTCCGGGTCGAGAATGCCGGCCCGGATGTACAGCGTTTCGGCGGAGATCCGCAGGGCCTTCGCGAGCTGTTGCAGCACATCGGCCGACGGCTTGCGAAGTCCTCGCTCGATCTGACTCAGGTAGGGGTTGGACACCCCGGCCAGGTCGGACAGCTGCCTCAAGGTCAGTTGAGCATGCCGGCGTTGTTCGGCGAGGTACTCCCCCACCGATCCGACGCGATCACCCAACGAGGCCATAGCCCCATCATGCTTGCAGCCTGCTTGCAATTGCAAGCAGGCTGGCCGTGAACTGAGTCACCTCAGGCCGAACAAGCCTGAAACCTCAATGAAACAAGGGGAAAACGTTAACGCTAACCAGTAACGCTGCTAGCAGCGTGGACCGACCCGACCGGCCGACCGCCACCGAGCAAAGGCTCGCGCAGCTGCCCCTCGATCACCGGGCCATCGAGACCGAGGCGTTGCAGCGCCGAGGCCATCACCACCTTGCGAGCCCGGACACCACCGTCGTCGATCTTCAGCGCGATCCCCCGCCCATCCGGTAGCCCAACGGCGTACACCGCCTCGGCACCGGCCTTGCAAAGCAGACCCGGTACGGCGTGCATCAGCTCGGTCTCGTCGCGACGGGTGCCGCTCGCGTACTCGGGGAAGGAGCGGAAGGCGTCGGCGATCCGTCCTTCGAGGCTGTCCGGCGCGGCCGCGGCGAACAGGCCGAACGAGCGGGCCAGCCCGGCCAGGCTGATCGCGAGCAGCGGCGCACCACAACCGTCGATCGCGACAGCCGCGACCTTCTCACCGGCGCTGTCCTCGATGGCGGTCCGGATCGCCTGCTGCACAGGGTGTTCCGGCGCGCGGTACGTCGCGAGGTCCCAGCCGTTCGTCTTGGACGTCGCCAGCATCGCGGCGTGCTTGCCCGAGCAGTTCATCGTGATCGGGTCCTTGCCGTGCCCGGCGCGAATCCACTCATCGCGAGTGTCGTCGTCGATCGGGTACGCCGCGGGGGTCTGCAGCGCCGACTCGTCCAGCCCGACGCCGGCGAGGATCTCCCGAACGCCGTCCAGGTGGATCGACTCGCCCGAGTGGGACGCGCCGGCGAGCGCGAGCAGCCGGCCGTCGAGCACCAGGCCGGAGCGCAGCATGCCGAGCGCCTGCATCGGCTTGTTCGAGGAGCGCGGGAACATCGGCCGGTCCACCACGCCGACGGACCACTCGACGCTTCCGTCCGGGGCGGTCACCACGACGGAGCCGTAGTGATGGCCCTCGACGAAGTCGTTGCGGACGATATCGGCCACGATCACAGGTTCGGTCACGACCAAACGATAGGTGATCGCCTTACATCCCAGACCACTATGGACAGTGGTTCAGCTCACACGAGGCTCACACGGAGCTCACAACCGGGCGCGGACGTGCAGCCCGATCTCGGGATCGACCAGCGCCTCCTGGGTGGCCATCACCGTCGGCTGCTCCTCGGCCACCACCTGCAGTACGGCGTCCGCGGGGGTCGACCGCTTGACCAGCGCGAGCGCGATCGGGCCGAGCTCGTGGTGCCGCGCGGCGGATCCGACGTACCCAACGGTCTTGCCGTCGAGCTGGATCGCGTTGCCATGGGCCGGGAGATGGTCGACCGAGCCGTCGAGGTGCAGCCGGACCAGGCGGCGCGGCGGCCGGCCGAGGTTATGCACGCGAGCCACGGTCTCCTGACCGCGGTAGCAGCCCTTCTCGAGATGGACGGCGACGTTGAGCCAGCCAAGCTCGTTCGGGATGGACTTGTCGTCGGTGTCGAGGCCGAGCCGGGGTGCGCCCGCCTCGATCCGGAGCGCCTCGTACGCCCAGACGCCGGCCGCTGGTCCCTCCAGCGAGGCCAGCTCCGCGCGCGGCAGGAAGACCTCATGCCCGCCAAGCGAATCGGCTGCCGCCCGGGTGACCGGCCCACCGGCGGCAGGCGCTCCCGGTCGCCAGACAATCGCGTAGTCGGCAGTGACATCGGTGATCTCGACCCGCGACATGAACACCATCGAGGTCAGCCAGCCGATCAGGGCAGCACCCGCGCCAGGCTCGGTGTGCAGCCAGAAGGTCTCGCCGTCGTCCACGCCGTACATCGCGTGCTCGACCCGGCCGGTCGGCGACAGCACCAGCGCGGTGGTCGACGTACCGGGCTTGAGACCCTCGAAGAACTGGGTGGTGATCGCGTGCAGCCAGGTCAGCCGGTCGGGCCCGGCGATCGTCACCACGTCACGATGGGAGAGGTCCACGAAGCTCGAACCGGCCGCCAGCGCACGCTGCTCACGCAGGTCGGAGCCGTAGTGCGCCGCCACCCCCGCGTCCAGGCCGT
Encoded here:
- the phoU gene encoding phosphate signaling complex protein PhoU, whose product is MRDTYHEQLDDILAELERMTRTVSTAVRRSTTALLTADIRQAEEVIAADVELDASGEAVEDKVFDLMALQAPVANELRMLVAALRMVADLERMGDLAAHVSKIARLRYPQPAIPAELHSVLEEMGGVAGKMVDAAGDVIRSRDVEAAQKLEATDDEMDKLRSSQFRLMMDDSWPHGVEVAVDIALLGRYYERIADHAVSMARRVVYLVTGELPVAVGGTAAGSGAGASAPTVNGND
- a CDS encoding phosphoglyceromutase, whose protein sequence is MTYRLILLRHGHSEWNAKNLFTGWVDVDLNAQGVEEAHRGGQLLRDRDLLPDVLHTSVLHRAIRTANIALEVAGRSWIDVRRSWRLNERHYGGLQGKDKKQTLEELGEEQFMLFRRSYDTPPPVIERGSEFDQSGDPRYAGLPSEILPATECLKDVVERMLPYWYDSIVPDLRDGKTVLVTAHGNSLRALVKHLDGLDEATVVGLNIPTGIPLYYELDEDFRPLKKGGEYLDPAAAQAAIEAVKNQGR
- a CDS encoding YbjN domain-containing protein — encoded protein: MRVSAADVIRQVLTENELDFTEAEPGEFTVDLPGEKKLKTTVSLTVGTQALTVHAFVARRPDENHEAVYRWLLERNLKMYGVAFAVDHLGDIHLDGRMPLHAVTPVEMDRLLGSVLEYADSSFNTILELGFASSIRKEYEWRVSRGESTRNLDAFKGWLEPR
- the mshA gene encoding D-inositol-3-phosphate glycosyltransferase produces the protein MTFDPRLDRPPLRRVAMISLHTSPLDQPGTGDAGGMNVYVVELSKQLAGLGIEVDVFTRATSSAQPRQVEVLPGVTVRNVAAGPFEGLSKNDLPAQLCTFARSVLRAEAVREPGHYDVIHSHYWLSGQVGLLARDRWAVPLVHTMHTMAKVKNASLAEDDSPEPAARLIGEEQVVESADRLIANTDDEAGQLIELYGAEPAKVGVVNPGVDLDIFQPGDQAKARAAVGVPADAIVLAFVGRIQPLKAPDVLIRAAARLLDDDPTLRDRLVVAVIGGPSGNGLEHPEAHAELARRLGVDDVTRFVKPMAREGLADWYRAATVVCVPSYSESFGLVALEAQACGTPVVAAAVGGLTTAVADGQTGLLVEGHAVGDFADALRRIATDPGVRDKMSRAAVEHARGFGWELTAERTLAAYGLAQDSLAAEVAAELAPS
- a CDS encoding SDR family NAD(P)-dependent oxidoreductase, encoding MRPIAVVTGASSGIGAASARRLAAEGFEVICAARRLDRIEALAKEIDGRAVQCDVTSAEDVAALAVAAGNEVAVLLNNAGGAFGFEPVAEADLEAWRRMFEVNVIGVAAVTKALLPALIAGEGQIIVMGSTAGQVAYEGGGGYVAAKHAAKAIVDTLRLELYDQPVRVCEIAPGMVRSEGFALTRFEGDQAKADAVYAGVAEPLTAEDVADIVGWVATRPAHVNIDRLTVRPRAQAAQHKVHRV
- the typA gene encoding translational GTPase TypA, whose protein sequence is MPTRNDLRNVAIVAHVDHGKTTLVDAMLWQSGAFGAHQHVDERAMDSGDLEREKGITILAKNTAVRHKMASGETVTVNIIDTPGHADFGGEVERGLSMVDAIVLLVDASEGPLPQTRFVLRKALARKMPVILVVNKVDRPDSRISEVVDETYELFMDLLDHDADQSALDFPVVYASARAGRASLNKPADGSLPDSEDLEPLFETIMANVPAPTYTEDAPLQAHVTNLDASPFLGRLALVRVHEGTLKKGAQVAWCRHDGSISRVKITELLITEALERVPGESAGPGDICAIAGIPEIMIGDTLTDPENPKPLPLITVDEPAISMTIGTNTSPLAGRVKGTKVTARLVKDRLDKELVGNVSIKVLPTERPDAWEVQGRGELALAILVEQMRREGYELTVGKPQVVTREINGKKHEPVERLTIDCPEEYLGTVTQLLAVRKGRMEQMTNHGTGWVRMEFLVPARGLIGFRTEFLTDTRGTGIAHHVFEGYEPWFGDLRTRPSGSLVSDRTGVTTSYAMVNLQERGTMFCEPGTDVYEGMIIGENSRADDMDVNITREKKMTNVRSNADEFEKLVPARNLSLEQSLEFCREDECVEVTPTAIRIRKVALSQVDRAKLGRAKNKS
- a CDS encoding L,D-transpeptidase, which translates into the protein MSILRKFGAATVAAAVMGSGLMAASTQAHAAPTGGAVPAAKTAPAATTSSSAIVRGKLQIDRRCLAAGRILCVNKTTRKVVFMLNGKVLKSADARFGGPATPTRQGVFKVYRKSRHHVSRQYGSAMPYAMFFSGGQAIHYSADFRARGYAGASHGCVNMRNREAIAWMYARTKINDKVIVYRS